The sequence TTGGCGCACCCGGTTGGGGGCCAATTCCTGAGGATCAGCCGACCCTTTCTGAGATGCTCACCGAGGCCGATTATCGGACAGCGCTGATTTCCGACGTTTATCATATGTTCAAGCCATCCAAGAACTTTTCTCGCGGCTTCAATCAATGGACCTTCCTTCGCGGTCAAGAGACGGACAAGGCAAGAAGCGGCCCCGTTTTAACGGACAAGGAAGTTGAAGCATGGGTACACGAATCCATTCGAACCCCTTGGAAGATGAACTTTGCTCGGGATGCTGTTTTGAATATGAAAGGACGCGTGCATGAGGAAGATTACTTCAACGCGCGAGTACTTATCGAAGCCTCGAAGTGGATCGAGGAAAATCAGGATGCCAAGAACTTCTTCTTGACCATTGAAAGCTTCGACCCGCACGAACCCTGGTTTGTACCGGAATTTTATCGACGCATGTATGACGATAGCGACGGTTTCAATCAGGTGCTTTCTCTCTATGATGAAAACGATGCGCTTCCTGAACCGCTTCGCGTACGCACCCGCGCTAACTATAGCGGATTGGTGACAATGTGCGATCGCTGGTTCGGCCATTTGATGAATACGCTTCGAGCAACAGGCCGATTGGATGATACATTAATCATCTTCACCTCCGATC is a genomic window of bacterium containing:
- a CDS encoding sulfatase, which produces MNIILMVFDSLRKDCIGCYDKPYWGEVKTPNFDALAKESLMMTRAYPESLPTLPARRALYTGKRTYPFDKGDFRFRGDFVGAPGWGPIPEDQPTLSEMLTEADYRTALISDVYHMFKPSKNFSRGFNQWTFLRGQETDKARSGPVLTDKEVEAWVHESIRTPWKMNFARDAVLNMKGRVHEEDYFNARVLIEASKWIEENQDAKNFFLTIESFDPHEPWFVPEFYRRMYDDSDGFNQVLSLYDENDALPEPLRVRTRANYSGLVTMCDRWFGHLMNTLRATGRLDDTLIIFTSDHGHSIFDRRYTGKRGYPSVPEVYDIPIFIRHPEGIGAGKKSDMYVQHHDISAVIMEAAGVKPVEPMDGIPFYKAALEGGAPIRDHVTVGWGSTPTVIKDNWWLNCKVDGTGVLLRDLSANDPFAATVADKHPE